The Chrysemys picta bellii isolate R12L10 chromosome 24, ASM1138683v2, whole genome shotgun sequence genomic interval AtgggagcccaggagggggttggaggccaggtgacaccttggccggggaaactgaacaaaggcggtgggaggggtcgctgaaggcagagtgtgggaagcaggctggagagatggctgggaggcagagagatggctctgaccccccaaaggggggtgggctgggatgccctgggaccccaagctggacctaactgagggggggccctgttgtctgtgcctgcaagacctgtcttggactgtattcctgtcatccaaataaaccttctgctttactggctggctgagagtcatggtgaatcgcaggaagccgggggtgcagggccctgagtcccccaatactccgtgacacctaTACATGCAATAAGGGCTCAAGCTTGCAGCTTTCTCTAAagccatgtctgcactacaaaattaacatgtcagcatacagctgccacagtaattacatcgcttgtgcCTGTCTACACTTTGCTTCTTGTGTTGGCAGTGCGCATTCTCACCAGGAGCTCTTGTATCGATTGTACTGTCAGCGTGGGGCATTGTGAGACAGCGTTTCACAGCCAGTAACAGTCTATGTAAGCAATGCagcgtctacactgacactgcattgacctaactacatcgaccttgACTCTACGCCACTCgtagaggtggagttattaagtcagcgGACCTGGGCAGTTACATCGGTGGGagtgaaatttaagtgtagacacttccatagttaggttgatgtaagctgccttgcatcgacctaactctagtgtagaccagaccttagagaGAGTCCAGTGAGGATACAAAGATCCGTAAGGATGAGTAATAGCTTCCTTTCCAATGGCTTAACTACCACTTGGAAACTGTATTTCACAGACCAGTCTGCAGGTCTCTGACACACacgtgctttctctctctctctctctcattaggAACTTTCAGTTAGGGACAGAGGTCCAGAGTGCCCTTAGCCCCTTTTCATTCTGGGATGAGAGATCAGACTTGAGAAGTGGAATCAGGTCTCTTGCATGTTAGTCAGTGTAGTAGTGAGCGGTAACTGGGAACATGTGATCTGGCCACAAGAGATTTTGTGATCTTGATTTGAACCCACATCTTTTACATGGTAGAACTTTGCATCACAAACTCAGTGACTGTGCCAGTCTCACAGAGCGGAATCAAACTGGAAATGGCGCTAATTTCAAGCGAGCATTTGCTCTTGCTGGGTTTACCACTCCCTTTATATTTCCTGCAGGGATATTGTGCTGGCATCACACCTGAAACCGCTAgagaaaaaggacaaaatgggAAAAAAGAAAATCCTGTGGAATTCCTATGCTACCCACGCTAATGGCAAGCAGGACAGAGAGATGGAGCTAGCCCAGGTGAGGAGGAAAACTCCATCAGTaggggtttgtctacacacaaaagttaattcaaattaatgtagggtgtgaatttaaaatgcaatagctgttccagaataactccatgtgtggacacgttttccagaataagagtgccttgtTCCACTTTAGTTTAATCTACTTCCAAAGTGGATTgagctgagggcttgtctacacttaaaagttaattCGGATTAAGGGCGGGGGTGAATTTTAAAGCACAATAGCTTTAGCatagtgggtctcaaacttttttactggcgacccctttcacataacaagcctctgagtgcgaccccccaataaattaaacaccctttttaatatatttaacaccattataaatgctggaggcaagcgcggtttggggtggaggttgacagctcgcgacccccccatgtaaggacctcacgaccccctgaggggtcctgacccccagtttgagaacccctgctttagcacAATGTGTAGACAAGCAGTAAAAGAAATCTCCAGAATCACCACAGTAGATCAGATCAAATGTCCATCTAGTCCTACatcttgtctctgacaatggccggGACCAGCTGCATCAGAGGAAAGTGCAAAGCACCCCCTAGGGAACAATCTATATAATAATATTCCAGGAGTCACTCTGGGTGTCACTCTGAAGCGTAGAATGTCTCTGAGTCTGTGTGAAATGATGGAAACAGCCACAAGCGTGGTTGAAAGCTcgttttgtttagaatatcagcTTGTTCAGTCATCACTGGGATTGCAGGTCTGTTACTGTCCAGTTTTTCAGTCCTCTGCCATTCTGATGTTATGAATTACAGCCATGTGACAGCAAGGCATGCATCtgtctatgccatgccaagagttctagccattgtgatatcagagataACTCAACCAATCAGTACCCTTATGCTGCATGTAGTTTGCATACAACAGTTTCATTGGTTGTAATGAGTCAGTGATATaagggagactgcacagatggtgaATTACTTGGACCAGTTGCCACAGTTCTTCAAAGGTTGAATTGTTACCCATACAACTTTACATAAACTCCCCCAACAAATCTATGCAAACTCCCCACCATAACACACATACCCAGACGAATCAACACAAATCTCCCAGCAGCATCCACACCACAACCCCAAACACACAGCGCCACACTCACCACAGCATACAACCCCTCATTTGCTacccacacaaatcaacacacATCTCTCAGCACTCCCCCAGACACAGTTCAACACAAATCTCCCTGCACCACAAATACAAATCAACACAAATTCCCAGCACAGCTACTTCAGACACAACACcacaaccagcacacacactAACCCCGAACACACATAGCCTCTCACCACAGCACATACCTCTCATTCACCTGgtgcacaaataaaaaaaatctaccagCACAACATACACCCTCACCCACTCACTCATATTTACCATAAAACCATAAACTTGAGCGGcaaagccattttgactttacgaATTAAACTCAGTGATAGCACAGCCTTTCAGTTACTAGTTATGGAATGACCTGTCCAGAGGGGAATTCTGCTCCCAACACCCACCAGCTGGTGGAATTCTGTACCTGCTTTATGAAACTGTTATTGATCATCTTTTCATCCAGGGATGGGATGGACTCCCTGAAACGTCTGCAGACTTTTACAGATATTGGCGCAGATGCTTGAAAAGTGGACAGGAAAAATACCAGTTCCTGTTTCAGCTCGGCGGCAAGGGCCTGGGCAGAATCTTTCAAGCTGACGTTGGGTTTGGCCTCCTGGGTGAATTTCTTGTGGTGCTGGCCGAGCATGCCTGTAGGGAAGACAGAGAAGCCGTCCTTCAGATATTACAGAGCCTTTCTGGGACCAAGCGCTTTGGACTCAATGTGGCTCTCCTGAGCCAGGTGGAGAAGGATAGCTGCAGGGACTTGTTTGGGAAACTACAGAGCATGGGCAGGAATTGTGGTGCTGATGGCCTTCCTGAGGGCACAGCTGAAGCAGGTACAGGTGCTTTGCAGGAAGAGGAGAATGAGGCTGAGAGAGAAACCCCTCTGAGGGGGGCTGGCCAGCGAAAGGAGGCAGATGACAAACTAATTAAAGAGCTGGTGAAATGTTACCTTGTTAGCTGAAGGAGCACAGGCTCACCCTACAGCTCACACTCCACCAGGGTTACTAGGAGCTGAGGGCCAGGAGGGACCCTTCCTGTACTGCTCTGTCATCAAAGATGGAGGGACAGTGAGAGCCCCTTTTCTACAGAAAGTTGTTGATTGAGTTTTACTTTGTACCTGCTTCACCTGTCTAGAAGAATGGCCTGGTACAAATAAATATTAGTCACCAAAAGGATAATATTGGGGGAGGGGCCATCACACAGGAGACAACACGTGCTGTGAATCAGTAGTACAGCATTGAATATATTGTTCGGGGTTGGGAAAAATCACTAGTATTAGTGGGAGAAGATTAATTCCCCTCTTTTCTTTTATCTGGCTACGTGTTCTTGGTCAACAGGGGATTTTAGAAACATAAGCAGCTGTATTATAATAGTTAAACAGGTACCAGCCAAATGAGGAATGGGTTCATGTGTACAGCCATATCTGGGACTGATCTGACCCCCTACTTAAACAGAATCTGGGATAAATACATGGAATGTACATTGCTAATTTCCACAGTCGTACTCCTGAGGGCatgctgtgccaaaaaattaaaaattctgcaccaaaaattaaaaattctgcaaattttatttgtcagatAAATGTGGAGGATCCAGCGTAGCCTTGGGGAGCACAGGCgattggctgcacagaggtgggcggtcactctgcagctcccccgggacatggactcagtggtgatgctgcacccaaccctgacacagtgcaagaactgagcctgccccagaaacaccccagggccctgcctctctgtgccaggtgcaccaggtgtgggccgGCAGGCTCAGCCCACCAGCATCCAAATGTGGAAGGGCTCAGTGTGCGGGGATCCAGGTGTTGATTGAGAGGGTTCTGTATGGGGCAATTTGGgtgcgggcagctcagtgggggatctagGTGCGGGCTgcgttagtaggagcattgccagcagattgagggaagtgattattcccctctatttggcacatctggagtatttgggccccccactacagaaaggatgtggacaaattggagagagtccagcggagggtaacaaaaatgattagggggctggagcacatgacttgtgaggagaggttgagggaactgggcttgtttagtctgcagaagagaagagtgaggggggatttgatagcagccttcaactacctgaagggaggtcccgaagaggatggagctcgtcagttctcagtggtggcagatgacagaacaaggagcaatggtctcaagttgcagtgggggaggtctaggttggaattagaaaaaactatttcactaggagggcggtgaagcgctggaatgggttccctagggaggtggtggaatctccatcctttgaggtttttaaggcccggcttgagaaatccctggctgggatgatttaggtggggttggtcctgctttgagcagggggttggactagatacctcctgaggtctcttccaaccctaatctatgattctataaaatccAGTGCCGCAAACTCTAGCTTTTGGAAAGGTGAAGGCGGGGAGGGCTTAATGGCCTAAGGGTCTGGTTTGAAATCCCAGGACCCCCTGAAACCATGGGGTCAAATGCAGACAGTGCTGAGCCCTCCCCATCCATCTATCCCAGAGGGATACACGGGATCCCATGCAGCTTGTCAACCAAAACCTTAAACAATGGAGGTCTTGTCTGCTCTGCATCAGTGTTCACAACCAATGTTTGCCCTGATATTCTGGGCAAGATAGAGTGGTGGAGGGCAGATCTATCAGCCCTAAAATGATGAAAGCCCTGTTCCCTATGAGCGGAAAAAGGGTGACCTCAAGTTAACTAGAGACACCTGAGCTCAGCCCAGTTAAGGGCTGCCAGTGACCTTTAAAACCCCCTTTTCTGgtgagagagggaaggggagagatgaGAGACAGGCTGCAGCCGGGgcaagggcagggggaaggaggaaggaggaaggaaaagcTTTCTCTGGCTGGAaggcagtctcccctccctctagGGAAAGAAACGAAGATAACGCTGCTTGGGGAAACACTGGCAACTAGGAGCCAGCGTAGTAGGGTAACACCCTGGAAGAAGAGGCGGGGAAAGCATTTCTGATTGCATTGGGGGTTTCTGTTGCTTTGCTGAAGGGGACTTCTTGGGCCTACCCTGTGGcccactgtagcggggtggtcacccgctcctgcctgggaagggttaaagcagtctgccccagggcgtggggctgtggaaggaaagacctgggctgattgggggaagcagctgcagctgggccatgccccaatcagagcccagctggccctcTAGAGGCCAGGCACCCAGaggctcagcagtctctctctgcactcagcgAGAGAAGGGCCTTGCACTCAGAGGAGGCTGCGTTTCAATGCTGCCTTTGTGTACACGTCAGTAACATGCCTTGAGTTGCAAGGGCTTGTTTATTGTCTGAGACTCCCATTCTCAGGGCTGTGTTCACATTCTAGAACCGAcatgaggaaaaaagaaaaggttctagaGTTAATGTCTCTGAGCACCCAGTTGATAGCCTTGAACCTTCAGTGCAGGACAAACACGAAGTTCTTTAAAACAGTTTACAATAGCTTCCCCAGCAAGCCTTAGGCTGTGATGAGATAATCCCAACTGCTATCCACCCTCTCCCATCGACCAAAGCTGTTCCAGAGGGGAGAGTCTACTGCCGAACTCGACTACAAAACCCCCATGCTTATATAGTGAAACGTATTAAAACAATCTTTGCCCCAGCATTGTTCTCTGGCTATTAACCTTAGTGACCAGAGGATCAGTAAGGATCTTGGGATGGTTTGATGCCATTTAATTGCACTGCTTGAATGAGGATCTAGACTGGCTAATGGAGATGAGGCTGGTTGGAATTGCCATTCTTCTTGGGATGGCAGATGTTCTCCAGGCCTTTGCAATCATGGAGAAGGAAGATGTATTCAAG includes:
- the CCDC103 gene encoding coiled-coil domain-containing protein 103 isoform X2, yielding MEETGAIDFCALERELQAAVAADEKYQRENDAKFRAIHQKVASYEEFRDIVLASHLKPLEKKDKMGKKKILWNSYATHANGKQDREMELAQGWDGLPETSADFYRYWRRCLKSGQEKYQFLFQLGGKGLGRIFQADVGFGLLGEFLVVLAEHACREDREAVLQILQSLSGTKRFGLNVALLSQVEKDSCRDLFGKLQSMGRNCGADGLPEGTAEAGTGALQEEENEAERETPLRGAGQRKEADDKLIKELVKCYLVS
- the CCDC103 gene encoding coiled-coil domain-containing protein 103 isoform X1 translates to METAERELQAAVAADEKYQRENDAKFRAIHQKVASYEEFRDIVLASHLKPLEKKDKMGKKKILWNSYATHANGKQDREMELAQGWDGLPETSADFYRYWRRCLKSGQEKYQFLFQLGGKGLGRIFQADVGFGLLGEFLVVLAEHACREDREAVLQILQSLSGTKRFGLNVALLSQVEKDSCRDLFGKLQSMGRNCGADGLPEGTAEAGTGALQEEENEAERETPLRGAGQRKEADDKLIKELVKCYLVS